One Oryza glaberrima chromosome 10, OglaRS2, whole genome shotgun sequence DNA segment encodes these proteins:
- the LOC127752955 gene encoding CSC1-like protein At1g32090, with the protein MATLPDLGVSAFINILGAFVFLLIFAALRLQPINDRVYFPKLYLTGQRRHHPHPHGFVNLDLCSYLRFLAWVPGALRMSQPDLIHHAGLDSAVYLRIYTLGLKIFLPIMTVALLVLIPVNVSGGTLLNLRKEIVFSDIDKLSISNVNPGSNRFFIHLLMAYVFTFWTCFMLYKEYSNVAFMRLHFLASQKRCADQFTVIVRNIPHVSSHSTSETVDEFFRRNHPDHYLGQQAVYNANRYAKLVKKKERLQNWLDYYQLKFERHPGKRPIGRTGCLGFCSREVDQIDYYRARISELDKKLASERQRVLNDPKAVMPVAFVTFDSRWGAAVCAQTQQSKNPTQWLTDWAPEPRDVYWQNLAIPFFSLSIRKFLISIAVFALVFFYMIPIAFVQSLANLEGIEKVAPFLRPVIDAPVVKSFLQGFLPGLALKIFLYILPTVLMIMSKVEGYVSLSSLERRAASKYYYFMLVNVFLGSIIAGTAFEQLNAFFHQPPSQIPRTIGVAIPMKATFFMTYIMVDGWAGIANEILRVKPLVIYHLKNMFIVKTERDRERAMDPGSIGLAENLPSLQLYFLLGLVYAVVTPILLPFIIIFFAFAFLVYRHQIINVYNQEYESAAAFWPQVHSRIIASLLISHVTLFGLMSTMKAAYSTPLLIFLPLLTIWFHKYCKSRFEPAFRKYPLEEAMEKDNLERTSEPNLNLKSYLQNAYLHPIFHMFEQQQQQQQREEKVEVRIDKAQQHHHRQVEKEEEEEEESKSSQATTHYYHHHHEQTTTTTHHHYHQHEHMSHYHMGPSDTADSPSPPHFVYHYGVDP; encoded by the exons ATGGCGACGCTGCCGGACCTGGGTGTGTCCGCCTTCATCAACATCTTGggcgccttcgtcttcctcctcatcttcgccgccctccgcctccaGCCCATCAACGACCGCGTCTACTTCCCCAAGCTCTACCTCACTGGCCAGCGACGCCACCACCCTCACCCTCATGGCTTCGTCAACCTCGACCTCTGCTCCTACCTCCGCTTCCTCGCCTGGGTCCCCGGCGCCCTCCGCATGTCCCAGCCCGACCTCATCCACCACGCCGGCCTCGACTCCGCCGTCTACCTCCGAATCTACACGCTCGG CCTCAAGATATTTTTGCCCATCATGACTGTCGCCTTGCTGGTTCTTATTCCAGTTAATGTCTCTGGTGGCACGTTACTTAATTTACGAAAAGAAATTGTCTTTAGTGAtattgataagctttccatatcAAATGTCAACCCTGGATCCAACAG GTTCTTTATCCATCTATTAATGGCATATGTGTTCACTTTTTGGACTTGCTTTATGCTATACAAAGAGTATAGCAATGTGGCATTTATGAGATTGCACTTCCTGGCTTCTCAGAAGCGTTGTGCTGATCAGTTCACT GTGATTGTTAGAAACATACCTCATGTTTCAAGCCATTCAACATCTGAAACAGTGGATGAATTCTTCCGTAGGAATCATCCAGACCACTATCTTGGTCAGCAG GCTGTTTATAACGCAAACAGGTATGCTAAACTtgtgaagaaaaaagagaggctTCAAAACTGGTTGGATTACTACCAGCTGAAGTTTGAAAGGCATCCTGGAAAAAGACCAATTGGAAGG ACAGGGTGCCTTGGTTTCTGCAGTAGAGAAGTGGATCAAATCGACTATTACCGTGCTAGAATCAGCGAGCTTGATAAGAAG CTTGCATCTGAGCGTCAAAGAGTTCTCAATGACCCAAAAGCTGTTATGCCAGTTGCTTTTGTGACATTTGACTCGAGATGGGGAGCTGCTGTATGTGCACAGACACAACAGTCAAAGAATCCTACCCAATGGCTAACTGATTGGGCTCCTGAACCGCGGGATGTATATTGGCAGAATCTTGCCATTCCATTTTTCTCTCTCAGTATCCGCAAGTTCCTGATATCCATTGCAGTTTTTGCTCTGGTGTTCTTCTACATGATACCTATAGCTTTTGTGCAATCACTTGCCAATCTTGAGGGTATTGAAAAAGTTGCACCTTTCCTAAGGCCTGTGATAGACGC ACCAGTGGTGAAATCCTTCCTGCAGGGTTTCCTTCCGGGTTTGGCTTTGAAGATTTTTCTGTATATCCTCCCAACGGTTTTGATGATTATGTCAAAGGTTGAAGGTTATGTGTCTTTATCATCTCTGGAAAGGAGggctgcttcaaaatattactacttCATGCTGGTGAATGTATTTCTTGGAAGCATAATCGCTGGCACAGCTTTTGAACAGCTAAATGCATTTTTCCATCAGCCACCGTCACA AATACCAAGGACCATTGGAGTAGCTATACCAATGAAAGCTACATTTTTTATGACATACATAATGGTTGATGGGTGGGCTGGCATCGCGAACGAGATTCTTCGAGTGAAGCCGCTGGTGATATACCACCTGAAGAACATGTTTATTGTGAAAACGGAGCGGGACAGGGAGAGGGCAATGGATCCGGGCAGCATTGGGCTTGCAGAGAACCTCCCATCACTGCAGCTGTATTTTCTTCTTGGGCTTGTGTATGCTGTGGTCACCCCCATTCTCCTCCCTTTCATTATCATCTTCTTTGCCTTCGCTTTCCTCGTGTACAGACACCAG atcATCAACGTGTACAACCAAGAATACGAGAGTGCTGCTGCGTTTTGGCCTCAGGTGCACTCTCGCATAATAGCGAGCTTGCTGATCTCGCATGTAACTCTGTTTGGGCTGATGAGCACCATGAAGGCTGCCTACTCCACCCCGCTGCTTATCTTCCTGCCACTCCTCACCATATGGTTCCACAAGTACTGCAAGAGCCGTTTCGAGCCTGCTTTCCGGAAGTACCCTCTAGAG GAAGCGATGGAGAAGGACAATCTGGAGCGCACGTCGGAGCCAAACCTGAACCTCAAATCGTACCTGCAGAACGCTTACCTGCACCCCATTTTCCACATGtttgagcagcagcagcagcagcagcaacgggaGGAGAAGGTAGAGGTGCGAATCGACAAGGCGCAGCAACATCATCATCGGCAGGTagagaaggaagaggaagaggaggaggagagcaagAGCAGCCAGGCTACAACACACTACTACCACCATCACCATGAGCAGACCACAACGACGACACACCACCATTACCATCAGCATGAGCATATGAGCCACTACCACATGGGCCCCTCCGACACAGCTGactcaccctcgccgccgcactTTGTCTACCATTATGGCGTCGACCCTTGA